The Mercurialis annua linkage group LG2, ddMerAnnu1.2, whole genome shotgun sequence genome contains a region encoding:
- the LOC126668824 gene encoding glucose-6-phosphate isomerase, cytosolic gives MASSTLICDTQPWKDLQAHVDDVKKTHLRNLLSDTDRCKSMLAEFDGIMLDYSRQQATAETVDKLYNLAEAAHLKEKIHRMFNGERINSTEDRSVLHVALRAPRDAVINSDGKNVVPDVWSVLDKIKDFSERIRTGSWVGATGKPLTDVIAIGIGGSFLGPLFVHTALQTDPEAKKSAKGRQLQFLANVDPIDVARNIAGLSPETTLVVVVSKTFTTAETMLNARTLRAWISKELGPSAVAKHMVAVSTNLTLVEKFGIDPNNAFAFWDWVGGRYSVCSAVGVLPLSLQYGFSIVEKFLQGASSIDRHFSSAPFEKNIPVLLGLLSVWNVSFLGYPTRAILPYSQALEKLAPHIQQVSMESNGKGVSIDGTPLPFGTGEIDFGEPGTNGQHSFYQLIHQGRVIPCDFIGVVKSQQPVYLEGEVVNNHDELMSNFFAQPDALAYGKTAEQLQKENVPQHLIPHKTFTGNRPSVSILLSSLDAYKIGQLLAIYEHRVAVQGFIWGINSFDQWGVELGKSLASQVRKQLNASRTKGEPVEGFNFSTTTMLTRFLEESSDVPAKPQTLLPRI, from the exons ATGGCTTCATCAACTCTAATCTGTGACACCCAGCCCTGGAAGGACTTGCAG GCTCATGTTGATGATGTAAAGAAGACTCATTTACGCAATTTGTTGAGCGATACTGACCGATGCAAGTCCATGTTGGC TGAGTTTGATGGGATTATGCTCGACTACTCGAGGCAACAAGCTACTGCTGAAACTGTTGACAAGCTCTATAATTTGGCTGAG GCAGCTCATCTCAAGGAAAAGATTCATCGCATGTTCAATGGAGAACGC ATCAACAGCACAGAGGATAGATCCGTCCTTCATGTAGCTCTTCGTGCTCCAAGGGATGCAGTTATAAATAGTGATGGGAAGAACGTTGTACCAGATGTCTGGAGTGTTCTTGACAAAATAAAGGACTTTTCTGAGAGGATCCGCACTGGTTCCTGG GTTGGAGCTACTGGGAAGCCACTTACTGATGTTATTGCCATTGGTATTGGTGGCAGCTTCTTAGGTCCATTGTTTGTCCACACAGCTCTTCAAACAG ACCCGGAGGCTAAGAAATCTGCAAAGGGCCGCCAGTTGCAGTT TCTTGCAAATGTTGATCCAATTGATGTCGCTAGAAACATAGCAGGCCTAAGTCCTGAAACCACCCTTG TTGTCGTGGTTTCAAAAACCTTTACTACTGCTGAAACTATGCTAAATGCAAGAACGCTAAGGGCATGGATTTCTAAAGAACTTGG gccTTCTGCAGTTGCAAAGCATATGGTGGCTGTTAGCACAAATCTCACG CTTGTAGAAAAGTTTGGTATTGATCCAAATAATGCTTTTGCATTCTGGGACTGGGTTGGTGGCAGATATAGTG TTTGCAGTGCCGTTGGAGTGTTGCCTTTGTCTCTTCAGTATGGCTTCTCCATTGTTGAGAA GTTCTTGCAAGGAGCATCAAGCATTGACCGCCATTTTTCTTCTGCACCGTTTGAGAAAAATATTCCA GTTCTTTTGGGTTTGTTGAGCGTGTGGAATGTTTCATTCCTTGGATATCCTACAAGA GCTATCTTACCTTATTCCCAAGCCCTGGAAAAACTGGCTCCACACATTCAACAG GTTAGCATGGAAAGTAACGGGAAGGGGGTATCTATTGATGGTACGCCGCTTCCTTTTGGAACTGGTGAAATTGATTTTGGTGAACCAGGGACAAATGGTCAGCACAGCTTTTATCAACTAATTCACCAG GGACGTGTAATTCCCTGTGATTTTATCGGTGTTGTGAAAAGTCAGCAACCTGTATATCTTGAAG GTGAGGTTGTAAATAACCATGATGAACTCATGTCCAACTTTTTTGCACAGCCAGATGCCCTTGCTTATGGGAAG ACAGCAGAACAGTTGCAAAAGGAGAATGTTCCACAACATTTAATTCCTCATAAG ACCTTCACTGGGAATCGGCCTTCTGTCAGTATCCTGCTTTCATCATTGGATGCTTACAAGATCGGACAG TTGTTGGCGATTTATGAACACAGAGTAGCTGTGCAAGGCTTTATCTGGGGAATCAACTCTTTTGACCAGTGGGGAGTCGAGTTGGGGAAG TCACTGGCTAGTCAAGTCCGAAAGCAACTTAATGCATCTCGTACAAAGGGAGAACCAGTGGAGGGCTTTAACTTCAGCACTACAACGATGCTAACAAGATTCTTGGAG GAAAGTTCAGATGTTCCAGCTAAACCTCAAACACTCCTGCCTCGAATATAA